The DNA window ATGGATGCACACACGCGCGCCAGTAAATCACGTTCACAAAATGTTTGGCACCGGTTCGAATGAAACATACTCGTAGAGCAATAGAACAGCAACCAATAGAGCGACAAGAAAGAAGGCGACGTGTTAAAAGAAAGACACCTTTCAGTTTGCAGTAAAACGGACGTCAGATGCTAAACGAAAGATTCATAAGAAACGGACGAAAATGTTCACGGAAGAAGAGACACAGCGCGTTAAGTACTCTGAACAATAGCGATCAGTACCAGAAGACTATCAGGAACGTCGTGGGAGCATTCGACGGATCGTTCAGCATTCGTCCGTGGACGTGCTGGAGATCTGAGTGCTGGCTCCGCTGGAGAAACTGCTTCTGCACGTTTCGACGGCTAGAGCAGTGTCGGGCACCTGCACGAACTGCACTTTCTCTTTGGGCCATCGGTTCCGGCCGTACATGCAGTTGAAGATGTTGTACTTGTGATCGACCTCCACATGACTGAGCGTGCTGCTGTGCCTCCTCTTCAGCACCTTCTTGGCCATCAAGCTTCTGTTGTTCTTGTAGGACAGTTCACGTCTGAAGCAGAAGAACCGGCGTAGCTCGCGTTTGACGCGACGCGACCGGTACCCGAACAACAACGGGCTAATGTAGGCGGCCAAAATTAAGAAACTGGAGGCCAACGCGTCGTATTTGCGGGGCAGATGTTGGTCAGTGGGTCGAGGCAGATTGTTCATTACCAACAGTATCACATACGGCGACCAACAAATTAGACCCATTACTATGACCAGGGCGCTTATTCTAGCCGCCCTGGTTTCCTCGCGGTGTCTAAAAATGGATCCGTTGCTGATTCTGTCCTTTAGCAAACTTATGTAGCTCGCGGTGCTTCGGACGCTCGACACGCGATGCAGAGCATCGCTCTTGCTCGGGGCCGGTGTGATCGTCACGATCGGCGCCAGCAAACAAGCGGACAACTCGGTTGCATTGTTGCAACCGGCGGCCTCCCTCTCAGTCTTGTTGCAGATCGTGCTCGAGCTGTTGCACCGGCTAGGCCCGACCTCTCCGCTGGCGTACACCGTCGTTAATTTACCTTCTTCGACGCACGGGTCGCTCGATCGTCCCTTCGTCTCATCCTCGACGCGAGACTCGTTCAACTTCGACTCGATCTTTTCCAGCCGCGTATCAACTTCGTCCTCTCCCTTCTCACCGATCTCGCTCTTCGGGCTCGCTCGAACACCACAGAAGGGCGAGGAGAGCTTTCTGTCATACTGAAACCCATCCTTACCGAGAACATCCAAGGACTCGTAGCAGTCGAAACGAGCGTCGTCCTCCGAGTCACTGTTCTCGGCGAAGTTCTTCAAGTTCCAAGTAACCGGTCTGCTCTCCGTCGCGTCCTCCAGAGACCTTCCGTCCGGTTTCTCCAGAGAACTCTCCGCATCCTCGTCTATGGCGGCTTTGATATCTTGATTAACGTTCTCCGAGGAGATCTCCACCCTGTGCGAGCCAACCGTGAAGACGATACCCGAGGAAGGTTGATCGTTGTCAACAGGCTCGGAGACCTCGATCTCCAACGGCGGGGAGAACGATCGTCTTCGAGACATCTGTCCAGTTGGTTGCATGGTCTCGCTGGTCTCGTCGATGGACGACAGACTGGATATCTTTGGTAGCTTACGAAAGTCGTCGATAGTGTCAGCCTGCAGACGCTGAAGCCTGCCAGGCCCGTATTGCTCCTCGCTGAAGCTGGCCGAAGAGAGGATCGGCCTAGATCCGCTTCGTCTCGCTCTTTCCGAGTTCCGGTGTGCTGCTACATAAATACTAACGTAGATCCAGCAGACAGCTGCGAAAGGAAGAACGTAGGCGAAGATGCTGTAGACCATTGCGTAGATGAAACCGTAAGTGATCGAGTCGCTGATGAACGTGTCGAGGATCACGGTGGTGTTCTCGATCAGATCGATGTCGTCGTTGATCCTCAGAGACTCCATGGTCTCCAGGACTCCGGGAATCGTGGTAGCGTTCAGTTCGCCGACTTCCGTCTCCAGTATCGTGATAGTAGGCTCGGTTGGGCTACCAAGAGTGGCGTTGGAAGGTGACGAACCGTTCCTTCGGTTGCAAGAGAGCCAGAAGCCCCGAGGATTCGGGTTGAAGAACGCCAACgagccgaaaatgatcgagatcAGCCACGTGGACATGATCAGGATGCCGCATTTCAGCTTGTCCACGCGAGCACGGTACCGGAGAGGATCCACCACGGCGAAGTATTGATCCACCGCGATCAACAGCACCGAGAAGATCGACGACGTCGTCACGACGGCGATCGCGCCCTCCGACATCGCGCATACGCTTCCGATCGACGTCCCGCCGACTATCTGCGCGCCGGACGGTGACGAAGAGGCGTCTATGATCAGCAGGGGGTTCATGATCACGCACACCAACAGATTCGACACGGTCAGGTTCATGACGAATCTGGAAGAGATAACAGCGGCTGTCAGAGTTGGACGGAGAAAGTTGAGaaactttattttatattgtttacgGGGAAAATAAGAGTGTTGGATGAGTCTTATGTTTACTAATCTTGCGAGATGACTatcattagattgcggattttatgcatttatggaggAAAAAATGTATAGATGAGATGCGAAATTGTGAAGACGCTAAACAAATCTATGTTATTGCTATACTTCAGTAAAACATTCGCACACATCAGAATTCTGTAATTTTGGTCTTGACCTTCGAACGGTGGGCCATTCTTATAACTTCTGTAGGTAAGGATATTTAGGTACATTCACTGctttgtttatcaattttttttttaaacatatttttgaaggTACTTCTCGTAGACATCTTTCTCTTGTTCCTACTACAGTGGCTGTTTATCTAATTAATTCGTCGGAAACTGAGTACCCGAATGACCATTGTAACACTCTGGCTCAAGATAGACCCAGTCTCCGCCGTCGAAGGTGTCGAACGAATAACTCTATCACTTCGGCGTGTCACagttagaccgcggattttatgcatctacaaCAAAAACGAGAACAGGAAATACAAAACggtgaaaaattttcgaaaatattaacGAATATTGTTGCATTACGGTcagcttattgaaattattcaaaGTAACTTATTTTCGATTGATTTCaagcgaatttttttttttttgcatgaaCATCCGTTCGTCCACTTATGAACACTACGTTGAAACCTGATTAATCGATTATGGTGAAATTTTTAGCACCGCATGAAACGTAGCATGAATATGATTTGAAGATTGATCGACTTCAATTGAATTCtgcattttatttgaaacactTTTCCGAACTGTAAATAGAATAGAGATCCGCAATCCAATCGTGGCATTCCATTTATCGGAAGGTATTTATATCGGTTTCCTTGTGCGAACGATTCCATTAGAAGAGCGTcggtattttataaataatacatcATCCTGTCGTTCTCGATTTTTAAAATCTATCAAAGATCTCATGCAATTATAATGACTAAAGACTGAAGGCAACATTTTTAAcgagcgaaaaaaaaaacacttcgAATAAACGTAATCCACAGTGAAGAATAATGTTTTAACACAGTTTGCTGTTACATTCCAGTCAACTTTAATTTGTGAAGTCAACAGATCAATTCTTTACGTGCGTGTTCGTttttaattgaataaaattgcgtctcaaaatatttacattgttcaTAAATTGGTTTAAATGCATAAATGAAATCTTCGAAGGTAAAGAATTGAGATCTAGTCAATCTAcatggtgtcccaaaaattttgtatttccttgaataggatgattcctaaggtcatttgaaatcattttttcctttacgaaaatgttccctgtggctttattaaggagttattaacgaaaaacacggaccaatcggagcgcggctacagcagacggattccgactcggccaatggcaacgccacgctcagcgacACCTGTCACCGAGCTGGAACCCGTCaactatagccgcgctctgattggtctgtgtttttcgtcaataactccttagcaaagccgcggagaacattttcgcaaaggaaaaagttacttcaaatggcctctggaatcaccccttccaaggaaatacgacatttttgggacaccctgtatacagaatGTTTAATGCGAATATGAAGGAACGAAATTCACAAATCGCCAATAAAGAAGTGGAACAAACCTGTTGGATATCGTCCGCAACGACGGACGCACGAGGAATGCTAATAAAAGCGTGAAGTTCAAGAGAAAACATCCGAAAAGGACGAAACTCCAGATCACGATACTAGGATTATCCCACCATCCTTCTAGATCTCCTAGATCTGGGACCGATCCTTCTCCGACGATGTCTGGCGAATCTCCAATCATTCATGTATACTAAATGTCACACAGACCTAGAACAATAACGATTATGGTATTACACGCGGAAAACGATTCGAAGGTGTGTCTGAATCGATTGGCTTCAGATCAATCGCAGCAGTATGCATTTATGTAACCGAAACATGCACTTTATCAAACTCAAGAAGTCTCGAATCGGCCGTTCAAAACTAGACTTCCGATCCTTATGGATTCGTGTCTCATAAGTCTTTGTGCAATCGCACGCACAGAATTTGAAAAACGATAACGATCATAATCTCTTTTATGCTCTTATGCGTCAACTATCtattagccctttgcactcgaagccattttgactctaaaacgaaacatttcttccgacctagaatatatcCCTCCTAtagatattttttcatgctatacaaatttttcatacgaaaatggtgcaatttactagtacagtactgaaatgtttagtaatttattaaatacaaacaaatttaataatgtaaaaaatattttgaataatgatacaggaactttcagtggcgccttgcagtcgcgattcgagtgctaagggttaacacgtaTGTAGAAGATAATATTCTtctcaatttataaaattcgtCTAAAAAAATAAATGGTTCTCTTTAACATGATATttgaaaaatgagtaggcgaaacacaaaatagtgaaaatatcgGACAACTTCAAGAATATCATTGTATTGttcatattaaaattattaatcctcggactcctgcgagatcTAGGCCTATgacggagtcatttctgacctacaccgatatttcactacaattttctttcgatataaggcgacggctcgggaccggttttcgtcgtattacgaatgaagaagaagaacgtGAAAAAGAGAAGAtaccaattttcttttttcgaaataaaaagcgtagTCTTATATctttattaagagaagaaatcaatattttatgcaactcctatttcttgcaatcgatgcacaaactttttgcataaagttccgtcTAAAGTTCAGTCTATTAATTAGTGATCCGTCTATTAATTCGATCGCCTTATTACGAACACACATTTTTCTTCAATAAACCAATCAGTCTCTTTCCTATATTCATTTAAGGCATTTGTAACGAAACATGCATTTGTACAAACAACATTTATATAAACTGACAGCAAACTCTTGTGACTCTTGCGCTACCGCCGATAACACGAGTCTAATGATACCTCTTCATAATTCATTCTCCTTTTTGCGCGAAGAAGCTAATTAATTGAGACCCGGGAAGCATCAAAGTAAACTTGCGAAAGTCACACGGACTTAATTGTTTAACGATCTGACATCTGGTAAATCGCTTCTTCTCCCTCGACTTTTTTCTTACAGTGCGAGCAATTTTTAACTGAAGGCCGTCCAGCTAAATCAACCATTATAATGCGCATCTCAATGAGAATCTGATTCCTCGTAATGTCACGTGTAATGATACATCGAAGCGTTCTTTTCCTTTCGTCAACAATGATTTCTAATTTCAGAAGAACGAATGATTCCGACACCTCCCGGTTATCTTTTAAAGGAACATTAATTTCTTGAAAACAGAAACTTTTTTTAGGAAACGACAGAAGGTTTAAAGCGAAGGAATAAAAAGGTTGGAAATTCTGAGAAAACAATTTTCGACGTGTGTGGCACGTCATAGGATCGCAAGTGTATTCTGGATTTCGAGAGCGTTTTTACAcgcgttaaaaaattttttcagggaaactattgaaccttttgcACTGGAATTTCGCACACATATCTATTGTAACAAcaatcaaaattacatgagttatatatttttttatagagtttTCAAAACAACACAGTTAGTCGGTTGCCATGATTTCGGTCTTTCTACAGATCTGTCGCCAAACCACCGCCATCAGTATGAACGCAGTTACGGTCTGAACTAAAAGAAGTTAAGAATCTTGATTTTTTAGAAAATGGCGGCATTTCGAAGTCAAATTACcgacttttaaaaatatttttcggccTTGAGCACgataaaaaacaagaaaaaaacgACGGGTTTCAAGAGTTTTGGTTTGTGCGAGAAGAAAGATATGCACTGAAGACTCTCTAAAAATTTCACGACGATTGGTCAAGTAGAACTCGAGATATCTTGGCGACCGTTTCGGAAAAAGTGGTTCtgagaaaaacgcgtttaaagaTTAAACTGTCGATATCTCGCGACGCGAGTTGCATTCTCCAAACACCTGTAGCTGCGTTAATTTTGCGAATTCAAATAAATCCAGGTGCACATATATTGTACAGCACTCGTGCTTGAATAAAGTGGAAAGAAAGCAAAATCTTGAAGCTGAATAATGTATCGTTTCGCGGTTGAAAATGGCACGATAAAATTTCGGTGACGCAATCGCGGTCGATCGAGCGGCCGAAAATCGCACGCGTGCGAAACGAGCCGATTTTTTTTGcgatgaaaagaaaattgcGTGACCCGAATATATTGCAGTAAAGTGCTGCCCGTCGGTGTATATTTAGAGTTAACGGATTTTCCCGTAAGCGCACACTATGAAAACATCTGTGTGGAGTGTCGGTATGCCTTGCGGCCGATTATTCCTGCATTTCGACTAATGGATGCTCCCATAACATTGAGCCTGCACGCAAACAGTTAAGGTGAGGAATTTAAAATTCAGTCGATGACGTTCGCTCGCGATGCTACGCCGCGTTTACCTTCTTCGAGTATTTGCGGAACAATTAATTGCAATTGTTTCTTCGAACTCGTTATACATATTGTGCAAGGTCTCCTAGATTTATCGTGTTGATgggaaaatgtttcgaacaacaGCCAACATGCTCGACAAACAAAATATTATGTTGCGTGCTGGAATAATGAAATGATCGTCTATGGATGATCGACATGATCGTACGAATCCCGTTTGTACACTGGTTGaaggtaaataaataattcagatAAAACGATACATCAAACACGACGAATACAAATCTTCCTATGAGGCTATTTTTTGAAGAAAGTTgtcgttaaaaatttatttaatacaaCGTGCTATACTGGATATTAATTATTGTGTCCGTGTGCGCCGATTAGACCACAATGAtccaattatttacaaaattaggattgcattttttagtttttttttttaaagagtgCTATCAtgttcgaaataaaataaaaagcttACCTAATTTTTTTTAACGATACTGACGATAATTTTTAGATTATCGCAGCTGTAATAACAACAGAAGATTTGCAAAATTAATATGTTAGAGACAAAGGACAAATTTTATCCCTTATTCTCGACTTATTTTGTACGTCAGGGATGGGCATTCTTGTCCCAATCTGTGCTGGGCTAAATAGTATTTGACATAGAAAACAGTAAATAGTttaacttatttttaaagcacacctataatcatgcaaataaattattttatttataagaacaAGTTATTGAAATACTAttcaaaaatagtattttatttggaaaatattgaaaatagtgagacttattttgtaggactgtgtaaaatagtatttcaaataattgATAGTAACTGATACTTTTCAGATATTTTGTTGCGTGTAATGTTATTACGACATTCTCGTCTGTTTCTCAACATGTTACATACAAGTATTTGTAATTAAGCTACgaataatactttgttaactattatagtttcttatgatcaaaattataatttataatattaactatttgctcaacttattttcattgtaaggaaatattggaaatacaacattcaaatattttatgttatgaATCTGGCCATTaaaaagaatatattttatttgccgaaatttttcgttctatttaaagtagtattttatttgaatcacattaaattatactattgaAAATAGTATTGTAactattttttctcgaaatttttcccaggtctgGTCCCAATTGTGACAAGACCGTTCCCACCATAGCACCCACTAGTCCTCTTCCAGTAAGCGTCGCTatcgtggggcaacgaagacgcgagacaccGGCGACCATGATGAAAGTACGCGCAATGTCGCcaggtgaggggagggagcacgaattgaggggaaaaagttaccctctctctgccagtgcaGGAGTATGGCACGACagtgacgaaacgcgtcacgtgaccggtccgcggcgaaagcgtggggaatagcgcggtagaaggggaaattagagtgggggaacaagttcttgatctggcaacattGGTAGGAGCCTGGTaggagaagcaggcgtttgagggggcCCTGCTATGCCCATCACTGTTGTACgcacttaacactagaactaccgagtaataaatacaactgatgtatattgctttgtaataatgacaaggcTACAtgactacatctattcaaacctcataccatttttattctaacatgtgcttgaataaagaagttcattaaaaaattttgatagaaacatttttataatttcagtaatcgtgaaagaaacaattaggacccggtcattttgactggttcggtagttctagtgttaaaagccCAGACTTCGTATTTCACGATAAGGTAGGgtaaccacgttaccgacaaaaataggcgaaaaatgtttttacgtgcctcaacttttcgtccttatatgagaatatttttcgctggaaatgggctcattcgaaagagaaaggttcaatctagcgcgtgCTGGTCATAAGCTGTCGAGATTATGCAGACATTTGGTAATATAAACGTTAGAACCAGcatccaagcatttttctgccattggatgagttttctggctGAAATCgggagcagcgcgcactagaaaatatctccagctacaaattgagctatattttgtcttgattctctgcgaaataaagccaaaaacttgaagcacgtttctgccgacagaattcataatgtcgataatacagggcaaaaaatgtgacaagtttagtcatagacttaagaccaagacggatcttaggtcactggctgaaggctgtgaacggaaattatacagcagttactgacctgctgactctgaaaaagtcacctgactacccttggcccttaattTTCGTATTTGTTTCGTCGAAAAACATACCACAGGCATCAGTTTTGCCGTTCAGTAAAATTGCGTACGCGCAAGATTTTTCGGAAACTAAACTCTGACATATCTCTGTTGCTAATGTCTTCAAGAATAAGCTGAAAGTCGCGAAAATGTAGCATCAACGTGGGCAGTGTTCGCgtcaaaagtaaaaaaaaacacTGGAAACGGAGCCAAGAGGAAAAGCtataaacaatacaatttttgAAACAGATATAAATGCGCATAAGGTTAATTTATGATCGATGGCACTTGGTAGTGGCCAAGAAAACCGTAACGATGGAAATGAATGCGGTAGAAATTATGCAAACTTGATCCCACGGTCAAACAACAATGCAAACATTAAATAAAAAGcggaatattttataaaaactgTGAACATATGTGTTAATGTTTCTGCGACGAAGAGGTTAACATTTGTTCCGGAAAAGCAGATGCATGTTTCTGCGAAATCACATGATGCCCAAGGATAAAGGAAATGTCAAAGAACGTTTAAAGCGACAGACGCGTGAAACAAACAGACTAAGCGACTACTTTCAAAATTAAGATACGATGCAGTCGCCTCGTTAGACTGTCGAACAGATGCTTTGGTTACGCGATAATGTCATCACGTCGCGAAATAGAAATGCGAAAGTCACCGATGCTGCGAAATTAAGTTGCCGCTGTCAACCTCGTGGACAGGGCGTTTTAAAGTCGATGACAGCGTGCGCATTGTCCGACAGTGTTATTTGAAAAGGTAGTCCTCCCCGAGAAGAAATACGTGCAAAAGGCTTTTGATGTTCGTCGAAGCGTTTGCCAAAATGGCAGCGGACCACCGCATCGTATTTTTCTTCGGTTTGCAATAATAATCAGaccacggatctttatgcgaaataaaaattgtctgcgatCGAGTACAAGAAGCAAGAAAAATTTCACCTATTCGTTGTTGCCATAAATGCCTTAAATCCGCCATATAACGATTAGACAGAAAAgaagatttatatttattgcttgTCTGCATTTATTTCAATACTTAAGTATTGATATCAGAGGATCAGAATTTCATTTCCATATCTAgaagaaatgaataatattcatatttaaccccttgccctacaatatcgagtcaaacTCGCGATGAAggttctgaacagagtctaataagtATCTGTGTCATTAATTTCccttaaaccgaaataaaattctattttgttgtagtatATATATAGCCTTtagagaaaacataggcatacaataaatataaactaccTTTTTGcgtatgaaattctgaacgatgaagaacttCTAATCATTatgatcacaaaataaatagtagtgcaagcgGTTAATTGCAAGGTGTAGGCGTTACGTAAAATTTATTTACtgtcttaacaattttaatctttCAAAAATAACAATCTTATGTTCTTCTAATGCATTTAAATCCACGAATCTAATAATACTGGTTTAAAATAGTACAATTTGGATTAGTTTAACGATAGATTTAATGCAAGTAGAGATGTAATACGTTGTTCAAGTGGAGGTCGTGAGGTCTGAGTATTAAACTATTGAATGTTAAACATGAAATGTTGGATGACGAATGCTGACATTCTATATTGAATATTATATTGTAAACATTAAATATTACATTGTAAAATATTGATGGGATACATGCTTTTTTATCTATTGGATctcataaatttttcatcgtaaCTGTCTAAGGTTTTATACTGAGTGATAATTATCACAACTCGTTTGGATGGGCCATCTGCTGCTGTGAAACTCATTAGTCAAGTCGCTTGACTAATGCGAACGAAAATTAATGGAGCAGGAATCTTTTACTCCTCCGTCGGCCGCGCTAAAATCTATTTTGACTTAGGTTTTCTGAAACTTTCCGTGACTTCTGAGCTCGCACCAACTAACTGAAATGGACAGTTGTTTACATTACATTTGCAAGTAGATCAATCTGCGAAAACTTCTGTGCAAGAGTCGTAACGAGCCCATGAAATTTATTCGATCTTCAAaaacaaaaaacttacaacatCACGTAGTTCGAATATTGtacaacactaaacctaccaagcattaactgtgtctggtaaatattgccttataaaaatggcaaccctaaatttattaagattgtccgtaattttcaatataataaatgcttggacgaggaaatttattccactatttttcataaatgaatttttatagtttcaacaattctacaatataaaaccggtcattttgaccgtggtaggtttagtgttaaacaccGCAACCATCAAGCCTCCAAAAATTAAATCCCAATAATATATTCGAGGTTCctattcaattaaaaattttaccAAACCTTTTTCGGGGTTCGCATTCaacgaaaaattttaaaaatagctACAACATTTTTAGACAGATTCTCTCAAGTTAGTACTTGGTTGAAATTTGCTAAATCGAGATGTTTACCATCATTTCGATGGAAAAGAAGTTGAACAAATCTGAAGCTGCTCCACGGAAAAATCTCGAGAGATTGCAAAAGAGCTAAAAGCTGATCGCGCAAGAGTCGTCCGAAGTTTAGCACAAATTGGCTAATAAAGCTGAAAATTGAGCTTTGAAATTCGAGAACaaaaaccgcaattattttcACACCAGCCTAACATTCTCGCGCGTCTGAAGATGCATCCGCGTGCGTAAACAGCTTGTTCGAAACGTAACAAACGAGGAAAAGCACAGTGGGAGACCTCAAGTTTGGCATCGAAAACAAATGTTGTACGGGCCACGTCGACGAAAATCAACACTGGTTGACGTCACCTAACGTTTTTTGAAACACTTTAAAACCGTAATTGCGCCCGCCAGCG is part of the Halictus rubicundus isolate RS-2024b chromosome 3, iyHalRubi1_principal, whole genome shotgun sequence genome and encodes:
- the LOC143352315 gene encoding uncharacterized protein LOC143352315; its protein translation is MIGDSPDIVGEGSVPDLGDLEGWWDNPSIVIWSFVLFGCFLLNFTLLLAFLVRPSLRTISNRFVMNLTVSNLLVCVIMNPLLIIDASSSPSGAQIVGGTSIGSVCAMSEGAIAVVTTSSIFSVLLIAVDQYFAVVDPLRYRARVDKLKCGILIMSTWLISIIFGSLAFFNPNPRGFWLSCNRRNGSSPSNATLGSPTEPTITILETEVGELNATTIPGVLETMESLRINDDIDLIENTTVILDTFISDSITYGFIYAMVYSIFAYVLPFAAVCWIYVSIYVAAHRNSERARRSGSRPILSSASFSEEQYGPGRLQRLQADTIDDFRKLPKISSLSSIDETSETMQPTGQMSRRRSFSPPLEIEVSEPVDNDQPSSGIVFTVGSHRVEISSENVNQDIKAAIDEDAESSLEKPDGRSLEDATESRPVTWNLKNFAENSDSEDDARFDCYESLDVLGKDGFQYDRKLSSPFCGVRASPKSEIGEKGEDEVDTRLEKIESKLNESRVEDETKGRSSDPCVEEGKLTTVYASGEVGPSRCNSSSTICNKTEREAAGCNNATELSACLLAPIVTITPAPSKSDALHRVSSVRSTASYISLLKDRISNGSIFRHREETRAARISALVIVMGLICWSPYVILLVMNNLPRPTDQHLPRKYDALASSFLILAAYISPLLFGYRSRRVKRELRRFFCFRRELSYKNNRSLMAKKVLKRRHSSTLSHVEVDHKYNIFNCMYGRNRWPKEKVQFVQVPDTALAVETCRSSFSSGASTQISSTSTDEC